One Tautonia rosea genomic region harbors:
- a CDS encoding adenylate kinase family protein: MALPDKFRTILLFGMPGSGKGTQGVVLGHLPGVVHISSGDLFRKLPKHGDLGREVVSYTTRGLLVPDDLTIRIWKRHLQILMLQDEVTPGCTTLVLDGLPRNFEQAGMLDDVLDVIQIFHLMISDIEKAKDRLAARALRENRLDDINEEVVKRRLQVYHDETFKTLQFYNPSIIYEINASQSPLKVHMDIIQRLCEMEKIRQFSTPLDVGAPVEQSPANGQRSDLTDATDADRTPSTVG, translated from the coding sequence ATGGCCCTGCCCGACAAGTTTCGGACCATTCTCCTCTTCGGTATGCCGGGCAGCGGCAAAGGGACGCAGGGTGTTGTGCTCGGCCACCTGCCGGGAGTGGTGCACATTTCCAGCGGCGACCTGTTTCGGAAACTCCCCAAGCACGGCGATCTGGGGCGAGAAGTCGTCTCGTACACGACGCGAGGCTTACTCGTACCAGACGATTTGACCATCCGCATCTGGAAACGTCACCTCCAGATTCTCATGCTCCAGGACGAGGTGACTCCCGGCTGCACCACGCTGGTGCTCGATGGCCTGCCGCGCAACTTTGAGCAGGCAGGAATGCTCGACGACGTCCTCGATGTCATCCAGATCTTCCACCTGATGATCTCCGACATCGAGAAGGCTAAGGACCGCCTTGCTGCCCGCGCGCTCCGCGAAAATCGGCTCGACGACATCAACGAAGAGGTCGTCAAACGCCGCCTGCAGGTCTACCACGATGAGACCTTCAAGACCCTTCAGTTCTACAACCCGTCGATCATTTATGAGATCAACGCCTCGCAGTCGCCCCTGAAGGTCCACATGGACATCATCCAGCGCCTCTGCGAAATGGAGAAGATCCGCCAGTTCTCCACCCCCCTCGATGTGGGAGCCCCCGTCGAGCAGAGCCCCGCAAACGGTCAGCGATCCGACTTGACCGACGCGACCGATGCGGATAGAACCCCTTCGACGGTCGGTTAG
- a CDS encoding glycosyltransferase family 4 protein translates to MKILVLSNFYPPEVVGGYEVACAQAVEALRRLGHEVRVLTASARTFVEPQPHVRRGFAITDIWNQHAMNRRPPVVQRMLDVRSRLINASNVHALAETVADFRPDVAYVHNLTGLGGLGLMAALNHLGVPWAWQLGDAVPSYCCSVWGKVIPALAERFGAEMRGTFIAVSSRLVEEIEGQGVPLNGRVELLPYWIDGSPTPLPRRSVRNGPLRVVSAGRLTPYKGIDLLIEAVGLVRKERWSVELDLIGAIADVDENHYPALVQQHGVEDRVRFLGPLEHPDLIARYRNYELFAFPTWEREPFGIGPIEAAAHGGCLPLISQSCGLAEWLVHGVHGLKVEPTAAAIARVFLDVLERRTDAEAIAERARASTWRDFHVDALAPRLERWLEEAANTPPQSAPGAPADTVRLARLAEGLAESLVTQAA, encoded by the coding sequence GTGAAGATTCTCGTTCTTTCGAACTTCTATCCGCCCGAGGTTGTCGGCGGCTACGAGGTGGCCTGTGCTCAGGCGGTCGAAGCCCTGCGTCGACTCGGACATGAGGTGCGGGTCCTGACCGCATCGGCCCGGACCTTTGTGGAACCGCAACCACACGTCCGCCGGGGATTTGCGATCACGGACATTTGGAACCAGCACGCCATGAATCGTCGGCCTCCGGTGGTTCAACGGATGCTGGATGTGCGCTCTCGTCTGATCAACGCCTCGAATGTTCATGCGCTTGCCGAGACCGTGGCCGACTTTCGCCCCGATGTGGCCTATGTTCATAATTTGACGGGGCTGGGAGGGCTCGGCCTCATGGCGGCCCTCAACCATCTCGGGGTTCCATGGGCCTGGCAACTGGGTGACGCGGTGCCGTCGTACTGCTGTTCCGTCTGGGGCAAGGTGATTCCTGCCCTGGCGGAACGCTTCGGGGCGGAGATGCGAGGGACGTTCATTGCGGTCAGCTCGCGGCTGGTTGAGGAAATCGAGGGCCAGGGGGTTCCGCTCAATGGTCGCGTGGAATTGCTGCCGTACTGGATTGACGGCAGTCCGACTCCCCTGCCCCGCCGATCGGTCCGAAACGGCCCGCTCAGGGTCGTGTCGGCAGGTCGATTGACTCCGTACAAGGGAATCGACCTCTTGATCGAAGCGGTCGGGCTGGTTCGGAAAGAGCGCTGGTCCGTCGAACTGGATCTCATCGGAGCGATTGCGGACGTTGATGAAAACCACTACCCGGCTCTCGTCCAACAGCACGGAGTCGAAGACCGCGTTCGCTTCCTCGGACCGCTTGAGCACCCCGACCTGATTGCTCGATACCGGAATTACGAGCTCTTCGCGTTCCCGACCTGGGAGCGTGAGCCGTTCGGCATTGGGCCGATCGAGGCCGCGGCGCACGGGGGGTGTCTGCCCCTCATTTCGCAAAGTTGTGGCCTGGCCGAGTGGCTCGTGCACGGGGTCCACGGTCTGAAGGTCGAACCCACGGCGGCCGCGATCGCTCGCGTGTTCCTCGATGTGCTGGAGCGTCGGACGGATGCTGAAGCGATTGCGGAACGAGCCCGTGCGTCCACCTGGCGCGACTTTCATGTGGACGCTTTGGCGCCCCGGCTTGAACGCTGGCTTGAAGAGGCTGCGAACACCCCTCCTCAATCCGCGCCCGGCGCTCCGGCCGATACCGTTCGACTCGCTCGACTCGCCGAAGGCCTGGCAGAATCGTTGGTGACCCAGGCGGCCTGA
- a CDS encoding histidine phosphatase family protein codes for MTAGSSSSNPTRILLLRHAKTAAPDRFHGAESDIGLGVEGHQQALAAAEALARLRPEAVYSSGMRRARETAEPIARSCGVEPGILPELHERRMGSMSNATIAEVRAEVDHFIRRWGEGDLDAAHPGGESYRAMRDRVVPPFSILAHRHRGETIVVVLHGVVIRVLITSLMESFSPADYHRIAIRHVAVNDLRYDDQGWTLVGTDHDPAALVLR; via the coding sequence ATGACCGCCGGCTCCTCCTCGTCCAATCCCACGCGAATCTTGCTCCTTCGCCACGCAAAGACCGCCGCACCGGATCGCTTTCACGGGGCTGAATCCGATATCGGCCTCGGTGTCGAAGGGCATCAGCAGGCCCTGGCCGCCGCTGAAGCGCTCGCCCGGCTTCGGCCCGAGGCGGTTTACAGCTCGGGCATGAGGCGAGCGCGCGAAACCGCGGAACCGATCGCCCGATCGTGCGGAGTCGAGCCGGGAATCCTTCCCGAACTCCACGAGCGCCGGATGGGATCGATGTCAAACGCAACGATTGCCGAGGTCCGTGCCGAGGTCGATCACTTCATTCGTCGCTGGGGGGAAGGGGATCTCGATGCCGCCCACCCCGGAGGCGAATCGTACCGAGCCATGCGCGATCGGGTCGTGCCGCCGTTCTCGATCCTGGCCCATCGTCATCGGGGCGAAACAATCGTCGTCGTGCTTCATGGCGTGGTGATTCGCGTGCTGATCACCTCGTTGATGGAATCGTTTTCCCCGGCCGATTACCACCGGATCGCCATTCGACATGTTGCCGTGAACGACCTCCGCTACGACGACCAGGGGTGGACCCTCGTCGGGACAGACCATGATCCCGCAGCCCTTG
- a CDS encoding glycosyltransferase family 4 protein, translating to MAHATRKVAFLTPLYFDEASCLGGGERYATNMAAGLVEATGGRYEVDLISYGVAPAHRELRPGVSLRVLPVARRPDDPLDAVSWELPAAIAEADLVHVHMAFSRSGEFGLLAARQQRKPTCASDHGGHSSWLGASLGSLELADRIVAYSSFGASLFRTPTPVVVIRGGVDASRFAPPEPRPPRDRVLYVGRLLAHKGIDRLIAALPPELPLTVCGRPYDPDYFALLRRLAVSKNVTFVTDANDATVRDLYARAWCNVLPSVYVDCYNRRYRAPELMGLTLLEAMSCETVPIASRVAAMPEFIKPYQSGYLFDTPEELTSLLRRLANEPETVARVGQEARREVLRAFDLTVAGAKLAALYDELLESHSGRKERVS from the coding sequence ATGGCTCACGCGACACGGAAGGTCGCCTTTCTGACCCCGCTCTATTTCGACGAGGCTTCGTGCCTCGGCGGTGGTGAGCGTTACGCGACCAACATGGCCGCCGGACTGGTCGAAGCCACCGGCGGACGCTACGAGGTTGACCTCATCTCCTACGGCGTGGCCCCCGCCCACCGCGAGCTACGCCCCGGCGTAAGCCTTCGTGTGCTGCCGGTCGCCCGACGGCCCGACGACCCGCTCGATGCTGTTTCGTGGGAGCTGCCCGCCGCAATTGCCGAAGCCGACCTTGTTCATGTTCACATGGCGTTTAGCCGATCTGGCGAGTTCGGGCTCCTTGCCGCTCGGCAGCAGCGGAAACCGACCTGTGCCTCGGACCACGGCGGTCATTCCAGCTGGCTTGGCGCGTCGCTGGGAAGCCTGGAGCTGGCCGATCGGATTGTCGCGTACTCCTCGTTTGGTGCGTCCCTGTTCCGCACGCCGACGCCCGTGGTTGTGATCCGAGGTGGAGTGGATGCCTCTCGCTTCGCTCCTCCCGAGCCTCGTCCCCCTCGCGACCGAGTTCTGTATGTTGGCCGGCTGCTGGCACACAAGGGGATCGACCGCTTGATCGCGGCCCTTCCCCCCGAGTTGCCCCTGACCGTCTGCGGGCGACCCTACGACCCGGATTACTTCGCCTTGCTTCGCCGCCTGGCCGTCAGCAAGAACGTGACCTTCGTGACCGACGCCAACGACGCGACCGTCCGCGACCTCTACGCGAGGGCCTGGTGCAACGTTCTCCCGTCGGTCTATGTTGATTGCTACAACCGCCGCTATCGGGCACCCGAACTCATGGGCTTGACCTTGCTGGAAGCGATGAGCTGCGAGACTGTGCCGATCGCCTCTCGCGTGGCAGCGATGCCCGAATTTATCAAGCCTTATCAAAGCGGTTACCTGTTTGATACCCCTGAGGAACTGACGAGCTTGCTTCGCCGCCTGGCGAACGAACCGGAAACAGTTGCGCGGGTCGGTCAGGAAGCCCGCCGCGAGGTGTTGCGAGCGTTTGATCTCACCGTTGCCGGCGCGAAGCTTGCCGCCCTGTACGACGAATTGCTCGAATCCCACTCAGGCAGGAAGGAGCGGGTCTCGTGA